The Metabacillus litoralis genome contains a region encoding:
- a CDS encoding amino acid ABC transporter permease has product MDFRFDIIAEYGPFLLKGTLLTIGLSLAGILLGTVLGLAIGLGKMMNNKLLALPFKWYITFFRGTPLFVQILLVHFGVVPFFTGETNGIAAAIIALSLNAAAYIAEIFRGGIQSIDRGQMEAARSLGMNHVQAMRHVILPQAFKRMIPPFGNEFIVLIKESSLAAVVAAPEIMYWGRAMSSQYYRVWEPYLTVAVIYLILTLTLSFLLNILERRLTTE; this is encoded by the coding sequence ATGGATTTTCGTTTTGATATTATCGCTGAATATGGTCCATTTTTATTAAAGGGAACATTGTTAACAATTGGCTTGTCTTTAGCTGGTATTCTTCTAGGAACTGTTCTTGGACTTGCGATTGGCTTAGGTAAAATGATGAATAACAAATTGCTAGCGCTTCCTTTTAAATGGTACATTACCTTTTTCCGTGGAACGCCATTATTTGTTCAAATACTATTAGTTCACTTTGGGGTAGTGCCATTTTTCACAGGTGAAACAAATGGAATTGCAGCTGCAATTATTGCACTTTCATTAAATGCTGCTGCATATATTGCCGAAATTTTTAGAGGTGGAATTCAATCAATCGATCGAGGACAGATGGAGGCAGCACGTTCATTAGGAATGAATCATGTTCAAGCTATGAGACATGTTATTCTGCCGCAGGCTTTTAAGCGAATGATTCCTCCGTTTGGAAATGAATTTATTGTGTTAATAAAAGAATCATCTCTTGCGGCAGTTGTTGCTGCCCCAGAGATTATGTATTGGGGTCGGGCAATGTCATCTCAATATTATCGGGTATGGGAACCATACTTAACAGTAGCTGTTATTTACTTAATTTTAACCTTAACTCTTAGCTTCTTACTAAATATACTTGAAAGAAGGTTGACGACAGAATGA